A region of Malaciobacter marinus DNA encodes the following proteins:
- a CDS encoding nitroreductase family protein, which yields MNEILQELLNRKSIRNFTGESVKDEDLKLIFEAAQRAPTSVNGQQVSIVYTKDKEKLKQISELCAGQEHIKNCEVFVMFVIDYNRTAYTLEKINQKQMIQESAEGIIVGSVDAGIMLSTLQTAARSLGYGTTAIGAVRLSVEKFIEILDLPKNTYPLVGSTIGVPTKEALQAPLKPRIPFDSFVFEDKYDDKKAKDGIESYETILSDFRKANGMNYKTSYKEEMARFYTKSYTRDIKKTFEHQGFIFKDSN from the coding sequence ATGAATGAAATATTACAAGAGTTATTAAATAGAAAATCAATAAGAAACTTTACAGGTGAAAGTGTAAAAGATGAGGATTTAAAACTTATTTTTGAAGCTGCACAAAGAGCACCAACATCAGTGAATGGACAACAAGTTTCTATAGTATATACAAAAGATAAAGAAAAATTAAAACAAATCAGTGAGTTATGTGCAGGTCAAGAGCATATTAAAAATTGTGAAGTTTTTGTTATGTTTGTGATTGATTATAATAGAACAGCTTATACTCTTGAAAAAATAAATCAAAAGCAGATGATTCAAGAATCAGCTGAGGGAATTATTGTAGGTTCAGTTGATGCAGGTATTATGCTAAGTACTTTACAAACAGCTGCTAGATCATTGGGATATGGAACAACTGCTATTGGAGCTGTTAGATTATCAGTTGAAAAATTTATAGAAATACTAGATTTACCAAAAAATACATATCCACTTGTAGGGTCTACTATTGGTGTACCTACAAAAGAAGCATTACAAGCACCTTTAAAACCTAGAATACCTTTTGATTCTTTTGTATTTGAAGATAAATATGATGATAAAAAAGCAAAAGATGGTATTGAATCTTATGAAACTATTTTAAGTGATTTTAGAAAAGCAAATGGTATGAATTACAAAACATCTTATAAAGAAGAGATGGCAAGATTTTATACAAAAAGTTATACTAGAGATATTAAAAAAACTTTTGAACATCAAGGCTTTATTTTTAAGGATAGTAATTAA
- a CDS encoding sensor histidine kinase, protein MIENIAHQWKQPLSIITLSSTGVKMESEFNELTDDYLQNALTNIEKSANYLSQTIDDFKDFFKNDSLKQQYVLEEAFNKSKTLIASKLEKRDIHIITSFDSGTIYGNKNEIIQVFMNLLSNSIDAFDEFDLDTKVIYFSTRYEKEFVVIKFCDNAGGIPSAIISKIFEYKFSTKGENGTGIGLYMSKLIIDKIDGQIQVKNSTFTYEQTEYKGVEFTIKLPLKEPKGSFMQ, encoded by the coding sequence ATGATAGAAAATATTGCTCACCAATGGAAACAGCCCTTATCTATAATTACTCTTAGCTCAACAGGAGTAAAAATGGAAAGTGAGTTTAATGAGTTAACAGATGATTATTTACAAAATGCATTAACAAATATAGAAAAATCTGCAAACTATTTATCACAAACAATTGATGATTTTAAAGATTTCTTTAAAAATGACAGTCTAAAACAACAATATGTATTAGAAGAAGCCTTTAATAAATCAAAAACTTTAATAGCTTCAAAACTAGAAAAAAGAGATATACATATAATTACTTCTTTTGATAGTGGAACAATATATGGAAATAAAAATGAGATAATTCAAGTATTTATGAATCTATTAAGTAATAGTATAGATGCTTTTGATGAGTTTGATTTAGATACAAAAGTTATATATTTTTCTACAAGATACGAAAAAGAGTTTGTTGTTATAAAATTTTGTGATAATGCTGGAGGAATACCTAGTGCAATTATTTCAAAAATTTTTGAGTATAAGTTTTCTACAAAAGGTGAAAATGGTACAGGAATAGGTCTATATATGAGTAAACTTATTATTGATAAAATAGATGGTCAAATTCAAGTAAAAAATAGTACTTTTACTTATGAACAAACAGAGTATAAAGGTGTGGAGTTTACAATTAAATTACCATTAAAAGAGCCTAAAGGCTCTTTTATGCAATAA
- the hcp gene encoding hydroxylamine reductase codes for MSMFCYQCEMSQKDGCGSSGASVGTCGKDENLSRLQDIMIFGLKGLSAYREHLNELDSTLTKEIDDVMSETLYFTLTNVNFNFDDHINQLMKVGNAGVKVMDRLSNSHTSKFGIPTPVKVTQNKVEGKAILVSGHNLEMLEKLLIATKDKGINIYTHSEMLPAHGYPELRKYPHLKGNVGKAWFDQAKLMEKFTGTFVVNTNCIVPPKKNCTYLDRLFTYKIVGVEGATQIEDDNFDELIKRTLECEDANGVDLNEDTTLVTGHHYKTILTLAPQILDAIKDGKIKQFFVVAGCDAPGKGGEYYRELAQTLPKDTVILTSSCGKFRFNDIDFGEIEGTGIPRYLDLGQCNDSNGAVEIAKALSQALDTPINDLPVSIVLSWMEQKAVIILLALFSLGVKNIYLGPKPPQFVNEDIFNFLSETFNLTLTTNAKDDLKKLLIA; via the coding sequence ATGAGTATGTTTTGTTATCAATGTGAAATGAGTCAAAAAGATGGTTGTGGTAGTAGTGGTGCTAGTGTTGGAACATGTGGAAAAGATGAAAACCTTTCAAGACTTCAAGATATTATGATATTTGGATTAAAAGGGCTTAGTGCTTATAGAGAACATTTAAATGAATTAGATTCAACCTTAACAAAAGAGATTGATGATGTTATGAGTGAAACTTTATACTTTACATTAACAAATGTAAATTTTAATTTTGATGACCATATAAATCAATTAATGAAAGTAGGTAATGCTGGAGTTAAAGTTATGGATAGACTTTCAAACTCTCACACTTCAAAGTTTGGTATTCCAACTCCTGTAAAAGTTACTCAAAACAAAGTTGAAGGTAAAGCTATACTTGTTAGTGGGCATAATCTTGAAATGCTAGAAAAACTTTTAATAGCTACAAAAGATAAAGGTATAAATATATATACTCACTCTGAGATGTTACCAGCACATGGTTATCCAGAACTTAGAAAGTATCCACATTTAAAAGGAAATGTAGGTAAAGCTTGGTTCGATCAAGCAAAACTTATGGAAAAATTTACTGGAACTTTTGTAGTTAATACAAACTGTATTGTGCCTCCAAAGAAAAACTGTACATATCTTGATAGACTATTTACTTACAAAATAGTTGGAGTTGAGGGAGCTACACAAATTGAAGATGATAACTTTGATGAACTTATAAAAAGAACTTTAGAGTGCGAAGATGCAAATGGAGTTGATTTAAACGAAGATACAACACTTGTAACAGGGCACCATTATAAAACTATATTAACATTAGCACCACAAATTTTAGATGCAATAAAAGATGGAAAAATTAAACAATTCTTTGTTGTTGCAGGATGTGATGCACCAGGAAAAGGTGGAGAATATTATAGAGAATTAGCTCAAACTCTTCCAAAAGATACAGTTATTTTAACTTCAAGCTGTGGTAAATTTAGATTTAATGATATTGATTTTGGAGAGATTGAAGGAACAGGTATTCCAAGATATTTAGACTTAGGACAATGCAATGATAGTAATGGCGCTGTTGAGATTGCAAAAGCACTAAGCCAAGCCTTAGATACACCAATTAATGACCTTCCTGTATCAATTGTACTATCTTGGATGGAACAAAAAGCAGTAATTATTTTACTTGCTCTTTTTTCTTTAGGAGTAAAAAATATCTATTTAGGACCAAAACCTCCACAATTTGTAAATGAAGATATATTTAACTTTTTAAGCGAAACTTTTAATCTTACACTTACAACTAATGCAAAAGATGATTTAAAAAAACTTCTTATTGCATAA
- a CDS encoding NAD(P)-dependent oxidoreductase, translating into MQHIINSAQTCLDCKKPKCQKGCPVNTPIAEMIRLFLAGDIKIAGEKIFENNPLSIICSLVCPHEKHCEGHCVLNKKYTPVNVGGIENYISTYYMNYKEFEKPKSNGHSIAIIGSGPAGISLAMILALKGYEITMYEGHDKIGGVLRYGIPDFRLDKSILDELLLKLKNIGVKIRPNTLIGKNITIDELFRDGYKAVFIGTGVWTPKKLGLKGESLGNVHFAIDYLKSPKAYNLGKKVVIVGAGNVAMDVARTAIRNGSREVSIMYRKGFEQMSAEKLEIEYAKIDGVKFNLYKLPLEFTPKGIKYLNTNEEKENIEGFEEADSILVSISQQPRDLIVSNTKGINVGGDGLVVTNENGETTREGVFASGDVVTGARTVVEAVALSKRVAIAIENYIANLKEQEAC; encoded by the coding sequence ATGCAACATATTATTAATTCTGCACAGACATGTTTGGACTGTAAAAAACCAAAATGTCAAAAAGGATGCCCTGTAAATACTCCTATTGCTGAGATGATTAGATTATTTTTAGCAGGAGATATAAAAATTGCAGGAGAAAAAATATTTGAAAATAATCCTTTATCAATTATTTGTTCATTAGTTTGTCCCCATGAAAAACATTGTGAGGGACACTGTGTACTAAATAAAAAATATACACCTGTAAATGTTGGAGGAATAGAAAACTATATTTCAACATACTATATGAACTATAAAGAGTTTGAAAAACCTAAATCAAATGGTCATAGTATTGCTATTATTGGAAGTGGACCAGCAGGAATAAGTCTTGCTATGATTCTTGCATTAAAAGGTTATGAAATCACAATGTATGAAGGTCATGATAAAATTGGAGGTGTTTTAAGATATGGAATACCTGATTTTAGACTTGATAAATCAATACTTGATGAATTGCTATTAAAACTAAAAAATATTGGTGTTAAGATTAGACCAAATACATTAATTGGAAAAAACATTACAATTGATGAATTATTTAGAGATGGTTACAAAGCAGTATTTATAGGAACAGGTGTTTGGACACCTAAAAAACTGGGTTTAAAAGGTGAATCATTAGGAAATGTACACTTTGCAATTGATTATTTAAAAAGTCCAAAAGCCTACAATCTTGGTAAAAAAGTAGTAATTGTTGGTGCTGGAAATGTAGCCATGGATGTAGCAAGAACTGCTATTAGAAATGGTTCAAGAGAAGTTTCTATTATGTATAGAAAAGGTTTTGAGCAAATGAGTGCAGAAAAATTAGAAATTGAATATGCAAAAATTGATGGAGTAAAATTCAATCTTTATAAGTTGCCACTTGAATTTACTCCAAAAGGTATAAAATATCTAAATACAAATGAAGAAAAAGAAAATATTGAAGGCTTTGAAGAAGCAGATTCTATTTTAGTATCAATTAGCCAACAACCAAGAGATTTAATTGTGTCTAATACAAAAGGAATTAATGTTGGTGGAGATGGATTAGTAGTTACAAATGAAAATGGAGAAACTACAAGAGAGGGTGTATTTGCATCAGGAGATGTAGTAACAGGTGCTAGAACAGTTGTAGAAGCTGTTGCTTTATCAAAAAGAGTTGCTATTGCTATAGAAAATTATATAGCAAACTTGAAAGAACAAGAAGCCTGTTAA
- a CDS encoding OmpA family protein — MNSTASVVEDKEVQLQENNNSDVVEVELEPVDLQLKETHDSVTEKIIKIEEEIKKPEPIILKRVDEGYRRSNGELSYKDLSKKSKAIQDELYSIMRDESFEFSKAGIDYLSKNDELLNKIYKIMENNDNLSFEIAGHVSIRPGDDKYNRYISVMRAANIKKKLISMGIKNTRMKGRGYGDKIPLIQDEIKIFNRIEFNIIGE; from the coding sequence ATGAATAGTACAGCTTCTGTTGTTGAAGATAAAGAAGTTCAATTACAAGAAAATAATAATAGTGATGTAGTAGAAGTTGAGTTAGAACCAGTTGATTTACAATTAAAAGAGACTCATGATTCAGTAACAGAAAAAATAATTAAAATTGAAGAAGAGATAAAAAAACCTGAACCAATTATTTTAAAAAGAGTTGATGAGGGTTATAGAAGATCAAACGGCGAACTTTCTTATAAAGACTTATCTAAAAAATCAAAAGCAATTCAAGATGAATTATATTCGATTATGAGAGATGAATCTTTTGAATTTTCAAAAGCAGGTATTGATTATTTAAGTAAAAATGACGAGCTTTTAAATAAAATCTATAAAATTATGGAAAATAATGATAACTTGAGTTTTGAAATTGCTGGCCATGTAAGTATTAGACCAGGAGATGATAAGTACAATAGATATATTTCAGTAATGAGAGCTGCAAATATAAAGAAAAAACTTATATCTATGGGCATAAAAAATACAAGAATGAAAGGAAGAGGATATGGAGATAAGATACCTTTAATTCAAGATGAAATCAAGATTTTCAATAGAATAGAATTTAATATCATAGGAGAATAA
- a CDS encoding low molecular weight protein-tyrosine-phosphatase, with protein sequence MSKIKSIIFVCLGNICRSPIAQGIAQKYIKDNQLDIKVDSAGTGSWHIGESPCEHSISIAKENGIDISRQIARQVNLEDFQTYDLVVGLDERNMQDLKKLGCKDAIKLGNFGFEGQDVPDPFFFEGFEGFDKVYSMIEKCVIELIKQKS encoded by the coding sequence ATGAGTAAAATTAAATCAATTATTTTTGTATGCTTAGGAAATATTTGTAGGTCTCCTATTGCACAAGGTATTGCCCAAAAATATATAAAAGATAATCAATTAGATATAAAAGTTGATAGTGCAGGAACAGGAAGTTGGCATATAGGAGAGAGTCCTTGCGAACACTCTATTAGTATTGCAAAAGAAAATGGCATTGATATATCAAGACAAATAGCAAGACAAGTAAACTTAGAAGATTTTCAAACTTATGATTTAGTTGTTGGTTTAGATGAGAGAAATATGCAAGATTTGAAAAAATTAGGTTGTAAGGATGCAATTAAATTGGGTAATTTTGGTTTTGAGGGACAAGATGTACCTGACCCTTTCTTCTTTGAGGGTTTTGAGGGCTTTGACAAAGTTTATAGCATGATTGAAAAATGCGTAATAGAACTTATTAAACAAAAGTCTTAA
- a CDS encoding carbon-nitrogen hydrolase family protein, with the protein MNLVTLQTNYTKDLEQNLNYLENLINSCENDSLILAPELALSGYSYDNIHKVAEFSKKAIKRLKKLSKNKAIALTLTIFKDGNYYNRFYMFYQKQIIHTQDKYRLFKLGNEQKYFSKPKNDKKIKFFKIGQLKVATLICFELRFTKYWNRLKGADIILVPAMWGKGRKEHFETLVKALAISNQCFVIASNSADDNCCKSSSIINPFGEVILDDSKELLQVLFDKKQIRKIRKFLDVGIDYE; encoded by the coding sequence ATGAACTTAGTAACTCTTCAAACTAATTACACAAAAGATTTAGAACAAAATCTTAATTATTTAGAAAACCTAATAAATTCGTGCGAGAATGATTCTTTAATTCTTGCACCTGAACTTGCACTATCTGGTTACTCTTATGATAATATACACAAAGTTGCAGAGTTTTCAAAAAAAGCCATAAAAAGATTAAAAAAGTTATCAAAAAATAAGGCTATAGCTCTTACACTAACCATTTTTAAAGATGGTAACTACTACAATAGATTTTATATGTTTTATCAAAAACAAATTATTCATACCCAAGATAAATATAGACTTTTTAAACTTGGAAATGAACAAAAATACTTTTCTAAACCCAAAAATGATAAAAAAATAAAATTTTTTAAAATAGGGCAACTTAAGGTTGCAACTTTAATATGTTTTGAACTTAGATTTACAAAATATTGGAATAGGTTAAAAGGTGCAGATATAATACTTGTACCTGCTATGTGGGGAAAAGGTAGAAAAGAACACTTTGAGACTTTAGTAAAAGCACTTGCAATTTCAAATCAATGTTTTGTTATAGCGTCAAATAGTGCAGATGACAACTGTTGTAAATCAAGTAGCATAATAAATCCTTTTGGAGAAGTTATACTTGATGATTCAAAAGAGTTACTACAAGTTTTATTTGATAAAAAACAAATAAGAAAAATAAGAAAATTTTTAGATGTAGGAATAGATTATGAGTAA
- a CDS encoding phosphomannomutase/phosphoglucomutase translates to MIKKSIFREYDIRGIVDEELNEQSVKLIAYYLGLEIIKKTVKTPYVVVGYDARTHSPRLFEYLTSGFNKAGVKVLGMGMVATGVNYFASYQTFNGIKPNASVMITGSHNPSEYNGFKISVNNTPFFAEDIYTLGDEIIKNQNIKIEDNKQFEKINAKAMYIDYMLKEFSFLKGFDIPFAIDCGNGVANTVLCEILDRLELNYKGLYCDPDGTFPNHHPDPSEEKNLHDLKELLKGDALYGFAYDGDADRIAFLTKKHNVKGDILALLFAKTMKDPIVVGEVKCTQVMYDIINKTGKAIMYKTGHSNLKVKLKEVNAHLAAEVSGHIFFNDRYYGFDDAVYATFRILELIHNGMDIDKQIEKLPKTYSTEEIKIKTTEDEKFLLIDKIKELLKNPPKNFPKIVDIIDVDGVRINFRHGWGLVRASNTTPVLVTRFESTNEQTAKEYEEEVNKLILLAKDELSNSSN, encoded by the coding sequence TTTAGAGAGTATGATATTAGAGGAATAGTTGATGAAGAACTAAATGAACAAAGTGTTAAACTAATTGCTTATTATTTAGGTTTAGAAATTATTAAAAAAACAGTTAAAACTCCATATGTTGTGGTTGGTTATGATGCAAGAACACATTCTCCAAGACTATTTGAATACCTTACAAGTGGATTTAATAAAGCTGGCGTTAAAGTTCTTGGCATGGGGATGGTAGCAACTGGAGTTAACTATTTTGCATCTTATCAAACATTTAATGGCATAAAACCAAATGCTTCTGTTATGATTACAGGAAGTCACAATCCAAGCGAATATAATGGCTTTAAAATCTCAGTAAATAATACTCCATTTTTTGCAGAAGACATATATACATTAGGTGATGAAATCATCAAAAATCAAAACATAAAAATAGAAGACAATAAACAGTTTGAAAAAATTAATGCAAAAGCTATGTATATAGATTATATGTTAAAAGAGTTCTCATTTTTAAAAGGTTTTGACATTCCTTTTGCAATTGACTGTGGTAATGGTGTAGCAAATACTGTTTTATGTGAGATTTTAGATAGATTAGAACTAAATTACAAAGGCTTATATTGTGATCCTGATGGAACATTTCCAAATCATCATCCAGACCCAAGTGAAGAAAAAAATCTACACGATTTAAAAGAGCTTTTAAAAGGTGATGCTTTATATGGATTTGCATATGATGGTGATGCAGATAGAATTGCATTTTTAACTAAAAAACATAATGTCAAAGGTGATATTTTAGCACTTCTTTTTGCAAAAACGATGAAAGACCCAATTGTAGTTGGAGAAGTTAAATGCACTCAAGTTATGTATGATATTATAAATAAGACTGGAAAAGCTATTATGTACAAAACAGGACATAGTAATTTAAAAGTAAAACTAAAAGAAGTAAATGCTCATTTAGCAGCTGAAGTTTCAGGGCATATTTTCTTTAATGATAGATATTATGGTTTTGATGATGCAGTTTATGCTACATTTAGAATCTTAGAGTTAATTCATAATGGAATGGATATTGATAAACAAATAGAAAAACTTCCAAAAACATACTCAACAGAAGAGATTAAAATAAAAACAACAGAAGATGAAAAGTTTTTATTAATAGACAAAATAAAAGAGCTTCTTAAAAATCCTCCAAAGAATTTTCCTAAAATAGTTGATATAATCGATGTTGATGGGGTTAGAATAAACTTTAGACATGGATGGGGATTGGTTAGAGCTTCAAATACTACTCCTGTATTAGTTACTAGATTTGAATCAACAAATGAACAAACTGCAAAAGAGTATGAAGAAGAAGTTAATAAACTAATTTTATTGGCAAAAGATGAACTTAGTAACTCTTCAAACTAA